One genomic window of Nicotiana sylvestris chromosome 10, ASM39365v2, whole genome shotgun sequence includes the following:
- the LOC104227958 gene encoding phloretin 4'-O-glucosyltransferase-like has translation MKQHHFLVISLPAQGHINPTLQMAKNLARAGARATFVTTVYGLKRMNNLPTQERLFYSSFSDGYDDDWISNTDHNDYMNNLKYEGSKNLKNLLRKFSDEGHPVTFLVYTILLPWVAVVARELHVPSAFLVIQCGTAFAIYNHLFNSINGVYSSSVSDITVTPSFAIEFPELPLFSSNDIPTIVLPNAPHSSVMIPIMREHIQNLEKDPNSCVLINSFDALEEKSMRIVDKLRIFSVGPLVPSAFSDGNDPKDKSFGCELFENREKNYRQWLDSKPEGSVIYVSFGSIAVLEKEQKEEILHGLLESERPFLWVMRKGKEEVEEGNNYKNEFDDILLNKKGIIIPWCAQMEVLFHKSVGCFVTHCGWNSTLESMVAGVPIVGCPQFSDQTTNAKMVEEVWGTGVRANAVEGVVGREELKRCLEILMGNGEKGEEIKRNVKKWRDLAVEAVKVGGSSYDNLKKFLEIL, from the coding sequence ATGAAGCAGCACCATTTTCTGGTTATCTCTTTGCCTGCGCAAGGCCACATAAATCCCACTCTCCAAATGGCCAAGAACCTTGCACGCGCCGGTGCACGCGCCACCTTTGTCACAACCGTTTACGGCCTCAAACGAATGAACAACCTTCCAACACAAGAAAGGTTATTCTACTCCTCCTTTTCCGATGGTTACGACGATGATTGGATTTCGAATACTGATCACAATGATTATATGAATAATTTAAAGTACGAGGGATCAAAAAACCTCAAAAATCTCCTTCGAAAATTTTCCGACGAGGGTCACCCCGTTACGTTCTTGGTTTACACTATTCTTCTACCTTGGGTTGCTGTGGTGGCGCGTGAGTTACACGTGCCGTCAGCTTTTCTGGTCATTCAGTGTGGTACTGCTTTTGCTATTTATAACCATTTGTTCAATTCCATTAACGGAGTTTATAGTTCGTCCGTTAGTGATATTACTGTTACACCCTCATTTGCAATTGAATTTCCGGAATTACCCCTCTTTTCAAGCAACGATATTCCTACTATAGTTTTACCTAATGCTCCTCACTCCTCTGTCATGATACCTATAATGAGAGAACACATCCAAAATCTTGAAAAGGATCCTAATTCTTGTGTTCTAATCAACTCTTTCGACGCGTTAGAAGAAAAATCCATGAGAATTGTTGATAAATTGAGAATTTTTTCAGTTGGTCCGTTGGTTCCATCTGCTTTTTCTGATGGAAATGACCCTAAAGACAAGTCTTTTGGCTGCGAATTATTTGAAAATCGCGAAAAAAACTATCGTCAATGGTTGGATTCAAAACCTGAGGGTTCTGTTATATACGTATCATTTGGTAGCATCGCAGTATTAGAGAAAGAGCAAAAAGAAGAGATTTTGCATGGATTATTAGAAAGTGAAAGGCCATTTTTATGGGTGATGAGAAAAGGGAAAGAAGAGGTAGAAGAAGGGAATAATTACAAGAATGAATTTGATGATATTTTGCTAAATAAAAAAGGTATAATTATACCATGGTGTGCACAAATGGAAGTACTATTTCATAAGTCGGTAGGCTGTTTCGTAACGCATTGTGGATGGAATTCGACTTTGGAAAGTATGGTCGCTGGTGTGCCTATTGTGGGGTGTCCACAATTTTCTGATCAAACAACAAATGCCAAAATGGTGGAGGAAGTTTGGGGGACAGGAGTAAGAGCAAATGCAGTGGAAGGAGTTGTGGGGAGAGAAGAGTTGAAAAGATGTTTGGAAATTTTGATGGGAAATGGAGAGAAAGGGGAAGAGATTAAAAGGAATGTGAAGAAATGGAGAGATTTGGCTGTGGAAGCTGTGAAAGTAGGAGGTTCTTCATATGATAATctcaagaaattcttggagatttTATGA